CAGCGAATTCGCCCCGGCGAAAAACTCAAGCCCAACCGTTTTCGCATTCTCGAACCCCGGCACAACCTCGCCCGGCAACGCAAAGTCTGGGCCCTCGACCTGGTGCTGTTGCCGTTGGTGGGATTCGACGATGTCGGCGGGCGACTCGGCATGGGTGGCGGTTTTTACGATCGAAGCCTGGCGTACCTGGCGCGACGGAAAAACTGGCGCAAGCCGACGCTGTTAGGGCTGGCCCATGAATGTCAGAAGGTCGAACGATTGGCTCAAGCGAGCTGGGATGTGCCGCTGCAAGGAACGGTGACGGACAAGGCCTGGTATTACGCAGGCTAGACGCCACTGGAATCAGCGGCGTCGAAAAGCAGGTTCAGCGTTTGAAGGCCGACGGCTGTTGTTGCTGCGCGATTTCAACCGGCGCATCGGTCTTGTTGTTCCACAGGCTTTGGGCATAGCCCGTGGTCACGACGCCAAGGCCGAACAAAATAACCAATATCCATAGTAAATCCGGTTTGCGTTTCATCGATTGCCCCCCAAAGGCACATCAACACGATGACAGCAGCGGTTTCCGTTGTAGGTGTAGGCCGTGCAGCAGCGTCAAGCTTAGAAGGCCGGCATTTTGCGACAACGTGAACCG
This DNA window, taken from Pseudomonas fluorescens NCIMB 11764, encodes the following:
- a CDS encoding 5-formyltetrahydrofolate cyclo-ligase, with protein sequence MTEPALLPRPQLRRMLRKARRALTPSQQRQAARGLYKQLSQQPLFRRAKHISLYLPTDGEIDPRLLLRAAQRRGKATYLPVLSAWPRTKMVFQRIRPGEKLKPNRFRILEPRHNLARQRKVWALDLVLLPLVGFDDVGGRLGMGGGFYDRSLAYLARRKNWRKPTLLGLAHECQKVERLAQASWDVPLQGTVTDKAWYYAG